One Glycine soja cultivar W05 chromosome 2, ASM419377v2, whole genome shotgun sequence genomic region harbors:
- the LOC114403561 gene encoding uncharacterized protein LOC114403561 encodes MGRQGNDPSPTTTVNSSIALLQERFRQLEKVKERREGKQLLKLLSSESTSSSQNSQQQQQPRLVAPHRPTLHDSLSLGLNFTSKQGDHHNTINMKSPPSSNLWPHGASTSRNFDTSDVDTSLHL; translated from the coding sequence ATGGGTAGGCAAGGTAATGATCCTAGTCCTACTACCACTGTGAACTCCTCCATTGCTCTTCTTCAAGAAAGGTTTAGACAGTTGGAGAaggtgaaagaaagaagagagggGAAACAACTTCTTAAACTCTTGTCATCTGAGAGCACCTCATCATCACAAAactctcaacaacaacaacaaccaaggTTGGTAGCTCCACATAGGCCAACTCTCCATGACTCTCTTTCTCTTGGCCTCAACTTCACAAGCAAGCAAGGCGATCATCACAACACCATCAACATGAAATCACCTCCATCCTCCAATTTATGGCCACATGGAGCATCAACATCAAGAAATTTTGATACCTCGGACGTTGATACTTCTCTTCATCTGTAA
- the LOC114403568 gene encoding heat shock protein 90-6, mitochondrial-like yields MLQRLSSTTTRSSSVSALLRYGGGALRRDVLAPISSPHLAKVGENDSKAARWFSIMSSDKSSNLKRGLLLGKRYESTTAAESSSPPAERYEYQAEVSRLMDLIVNSLYSNKEVFLRELISNASDALDKLRFLSVTESGLLKDAVDFDIRIQADKDNGIITITDTGIGMTRQELVDCLGTIAQSGTAKFLKALKDSKDAGGDNNLIGQFGVGFYSAFLVSDRVVVSTKSPKSDKQYVWEGEANASSYTISEETDPEKLIPRGTRLTLYLKRDDKVFAHPERIEKLVKNYSQFVSFPIYTWQEKGYTKEVEVDDDTTTEGKKDDQDDKTEKKKKTKTVVERYWDWELTNETQPIWLRNPKEVTKEEYNEFYKKTFNEYLEPLASSHFTTEGEVEFRSILYVPAFAPSGKDDIINPKTKNIRLFVKRVFISDDFDGELFPRYLSFVKGVVDSNDLPLNVSREILQESRVVRIMRKRLVRKAFDMILGISMSENREDYEKFWENFGKHLKLGCIEDRENHKRIAPLLRFFSSQSDEELIGLDEYVENMKPDQKDIYYIAADSVTSAKNTPFLEKLAEKDLEVLFLVDPIDEVAIQNLKSYKEKNFVDISKEDLDLGDKNEEKEKEMKQEFGQTCDWIKKRLGDKVASVQISNRLSSSPCVLVSGKFGWSANMERLMKAQSMGDASSLEFMRSRRVFEINPDHSIIRNLDAAFKTNSDDEDALRAIDLLYDAALVSSGFTPDNPAQLGGKIYEMMGMALTGKWSTPGQFQSTVNQPHTPEIVEAEVVEPTEAGGQK; encoded by the exons ATGCTGCAGAGGCTCTCTTCTACTACTACTCGCTCTTCGTCCGTCTCTGCCTTGCTGCGCTACGGTGGCGGCGCACTTCGCCGGGACGTGCTTGCTCCCATTTCCTCTCCTCACTTAGCTAAG GTAGGTGAAAATGACAGCAAAGCAGCTAGATGGTTTTCTATTATGAGCTCGGATAAATCCTCAAACTTGAAAAGGGGTTTGTTGTTGGGCAAACGATATGAATCAACAACTGCTGCAGAATCTTCTTCCCCTCCGGCCGAGAGATATGAGTACCAAGCTGAG GTTAGTCGCCTCATGGACCTCATTGTTAACAGTTTATATAGTAACAAGGAAGTCTTTCTTAGGGAGCTTATCAG CAATGCAAGCGATGCTTTGGATAAGCTGCGGTTTCTGAGTGTAACAGAGTCTGGATTGTTGAAGGATGCAGTTGATTTTGATATCCGAATTCAAGCTGATAAGGATAATGGGATCATCACTATTAC TGATACAGGCATTGGTATGACTAGGCAAGAACTAGTTGATTGTCTTGGAACTATCGCTCAAAGTGGAACTGCAAAGTTTTTGAAGGCTTTAAAGGATAGCAAGGATGCTGGTGGTGACAACAACTTAATTGGTCAATTTGGTGTGGGATTTTATTCTGCTTTTCTGGTTTCTGATCGG GTGGTTGTCTCAACAAAGAGTCCAAAATCCGATAAGCAATATGTTTGGGAAGGAGAGGCAAATGCTAGCTCATATACAATATCTGAGGAGACAGATCCTGAGAAGCTGATTCCAAGAGGAACTCGCCTTACATTGTATCTTAAG AGGGATGACAAAGTTTTTGCTCATCCAGAGCGGATTGAGAAGCTTGTGAAAAACTATTCACAATTTGTCTCATTCCCAATATACACATGGCAGGAAAAGGGATACACCAAGGAA GTGGAAGTCGACGACGATACAACAACTGAAGGCAAAAAGGATGATCAAGATGATAAGACTGAG aaaaagaagaaaactaaaACTGTTGTTGAGCGGTATTGGGATTGGGAGCTGACAAATGAGACCCAACCAATCTGG CTTCGTAATCCTAAAGAAGTCACTAAGGAGGAGTACAATGAATTCTACAAGAAAACTTTTAATGAATACCTGGAGCCATTAGCATCATCACACTTTACCACAGAG GGTGAGGTAGAATTTAGATCTATACTTTATGTTCCTGCCTTCGCTCCCTCTGGAAAGGATGACATAATCAATCCCAAGACCAAGAATATAAGACTTTTTGTGAAGAGAGTGTTCATTTCAGATGATTTTGATGGAGAACTG TTTCCCCGATACTTAAGCTTTGTCAAAGGTGTTGTTGACTCAAATGACCTTCCACTCAATGTGTCACGTGAAATTCTTCAAGAGAGCCGCGTA GTGCGGATTATGAGGAAACGTCTAGTTCGTAAAGCTTTTGACATGATTCTGGGAATATCCATGAGTGAGAACAGAGag GACTACGAGAAGTTCTGGGAGAACTTTGGCAAACACTTGAAATTGGGTTGCATTGAAGACCGTGAGAATCACAAACGTATTGCTCCATTGCTTCGTTTTTTCTCATCCCAAAGTGATGAAGAACTGATCGGTTTGGATGAATATGTTGAGAACATGAAACCTGATCAAAAGGATATTTATTACATTGCTGCTGACAGTGTGACTAGTGCAAAGAACACACCTTTCTTGGAGAAACTTGCAGAGAAGGATCTTGaa GTTCTGTTTTTGGTAGATCCAATAGATGAAGTTGCTATTCAAAATCTTAAATCATACAAGGAAAAGAATTTTGTTGACATTAGCAAGGAAGACTTGGATCTAG GTGATAAGAatgaggaaaaggaaaaggaaatgaAGCAGGAATTTGGCCAAACATGTGACTGGATCAAGAAACGATTGGGAGATAAAGTTGCAAGTGTGCAAATTTCAAACCGACTTAGCTCTTCACCTTGTGTTCTGGTCTCTGGTAAATTTGGTTGGTCTGCAAACATGGAAAG GTTGATGAAGGCACAATCTATGGGTGATGCATCCAGTTTGGAATTCATGAGGAGCAGAAGGGTGTTTGAGATCAACCCTGACCATTCTATTATCAGGAACTTGGAT GCTGCATTTAAAACAAATTCTGACGATGAAGATGCCCTCAGAGCTATCGATCTTTTGTATGATGCTGCTTTGGTTTCCAGTGGTTTTACG CCTGATAATCCAGCACAACTTGGAGGGAAGATATATGAGATGATGGGTATGGCTCTCACTGGTAAATGGTCTACACCTGGTCAGTTCCAGTCCACGGTAAACCAGCCCCATACCCCAGAAATTGTAGAAGCTGAGGTGGTTGAACCAACTGAGGCTGGTGGTCAGAAGTGA